The following proteins come from a genomic window of Schistocerca gregaria isolate iqSchGreg1 chromosome X, iqSchGreg1.2, whole genome shotgun sequence:
- the LOC126299194 gene encoding uncharacterized protein LOC126299194 gives MGRSMLKWHGRRKYRIRDTPYVRLEESPDTTMADKMKKQGFETKNLRNIWSSGCLARRAVINNARNGQSDVTPMSETGDAEQSSFVTISSEELHSDSGNQSEVCMMENEQSQHAMRNTFRRFSESSIASVAKMSAKWCKIRDSFVSARRSSCSLPEAADNACKWPRNEGVKADAAMLTSSKNSLERIKQTNSVHNRKRRWSLFSTGYVKLDNSDSSQSIAFGMEDAAHSTFIHERKKQEAGKRKYGGGLEDTAAAYNKPLGEKFVTNTSLGCIRKHPTCYKNEKVSKNPGMLKSKQSISKVNKMPVRMTACPNISSERNTRCVKTKRLTRNIRATRLPKVKRKDIYNVRTLSVKSSEGKVEVKISLELSDARNHRKISPTSSNSSRSGITNNYYLQSPLQTIDVTPVLPKRPLSRRSLFSGSSDLRETVTRGETEVTSYDEATCNDRSKVWTLNKTSTVKENCVHLSPHTAGAEGQLITPPNRKELTLSIAQVGNCRPRRLRKQRSDILMDK, from the exons ATGGGTCGCAGTATGCTGAAATGGCATGGCCGGCGCAAATATCGTATAAGGGACACACCATATGTACGCTTGGAAGAGAGCCCTGATACTACTATGGCAG ataAAATGAAGAAACAGGGATTTGAGACCAAAAATTTGCGGAATATATG GTCATCTGGATGTCTGGCTCGGCGCGCCGTAATTAATAATGCTAGAAATGGCCAGAGCGATGTGACTCCCATGAGTGAAACTGGCGATGCCGAACAATCCTCTTTCGTTACAATATCATCAGAGGAGCTTCACTCAGACTCTGGTAACCAATCGGAAGTTTGCATGATGGAAAATGAACAGTCGCAGCATGCCATGCGTAACACCTTTAGAAGATTTTCGGAAAGTAGTATAGCCTCAGTGGCGAAAATGTCAGCAAAATGGTGCAAAATTCGGGATTCATTTGTTTCAGCTCGAAGATCTTCTTGTAGTTTGCCTGAAGCCGCAGATAACGCTTGCAAATGGCCAAGAAATGAGGGTGTGAAGGCTGATGCTGCCATGTTAACAAGCAGCAAGAATTCGTTGGAACGTATCAAACAGACGAACAGTGTGCATAACAGGAAACGACGTTGGTCACTATTTTCAACAGGTTATGTCAAATTGGATAATAGTGATTCATCTCAAAGCATTGCGTTCGGTATGGAGGATGCTGCGCATTCTACCTTTATTCACGAGCGCAAGAAACAGGAAGCtggtaaacgcaaatatgggggagGATTGGAGGACACTGCAGCTGCATACAATAAACCTCTTGGGGAAAAGTTTGTCACTAACACATCACTTGGATGTATTCGTAAACACCCAACATGTTATAAAAATGAGAAAGTTAGTAAGAATCCAGGTATGCTCAAAAGTAAACAAAGCATTAGTAAAGTGAACAAAATGCCTGTACGAATGACAGCATGCCCAAATATCTCTAGTGAAAGGAATACTCGGTGTGTAAAGACAAAGAGACTAACGAGGAATATTAGGGCAACCAGGTTGCCTAAGGTCAAAAGAAAGGACATATACAATGTCAGGACTCTTAGTGTAAAGAGCTCAGAAGGCAAAGTAgaagtaaaaatttcactggagctATCAGATGCTAGAAATCATAGAAAAATTTCTCCCACTAGCAGTAATAGTAGCAGGTCGGGCATAACAAATAATTATTACCTTCAATCACCTCTTCAAACTATTGATGTTACGCCAGTGTTACCTAAACGCCCTCTATCCCGAAGGTCGCTGTTTTCTGGGAGTTCTGATCTCAGAGAAACTGTGACTCGTGGGGAAACTGAAGTGACTAGTTATGATGAAGCAACATGTAACGACAGGAGTAAAGTGTGGACACTGAATAAAACATCTACTGTGAAAGAGAATTGTGTGCATCTTTCACCTCACACAGCTGGAGCAGAGGGCCAGCTCATTACACCTCCAAATAGAAAAGAATTAACACTATCCATCGCACAGGTAGGGAACTGCCGCCCTCGTCGTTTGCGTAAGCAGAGGAGTGATATACTAATGGATAAGTGA